In the Harmonia axyridis chromosome 3, icHarAxyr1.1, whole genome shotgun sequence genome, one interval contains:
- the LOC123675867 gene encoding venom carboxylesterase-6-like has translation MYGFILFFICSLLACAICQSVPHVSTPLGKIEGYLDETVNGKKFYSFEGIPYARPPIGKYRFREAIPPKPWEGVWKANTKYECLQYNHFPRLESDPIDGTEDCLYVNIYTPNIHAKLDVIVYIHGGAFMFGSGAKYQPHILLDRNVVYVTLNYRLGPLGFLSTEDDVSPGNNGLKDQILALKWIKENIQFFGGNPNSITISGMSAGGASVHFHMLSLKSRGLFKAGISMSGCMLNPWVLMENPLERAMELGTLVGCDAKSTQSLVECLRKRPAKQIVGAVGKFQPWKYNPFSPFGAVVDEWSADPVLPKHPLQILMEGDGSDTPWMISHTSSEGLYPGADFYPQENLKYIDEHWEDVLPHILHFNFTVDKSNKKYVNDRIREEYLGSQPITQKNFNKLIDALSDRLFKVDIDKCTRLHAAAMDSPVYHYLFDYRGKHSWTEMRSGTHGHIGVSHADDTVYVLKTEVDTLSTEEDRAISKFLVDTFISFAKNGQTTDDVKWPEVSKNKDDPIKYIRISSTFSIEEVEEFGNRNFWDSLPINENERLLRVRDEL, from the exons ATGTatggatttattttgttttttatttgttcattgCTGGCATGTG caATATGCCAATCTGTACCTCATGTATCAACCCCATTAGGAAAAATAGAAGGATATCTAGATGAAACTGTAAATGGCAAAAAATTTTATAGCTTCGAGGGAATTCCATATGCTAGACCTCCCATTGGAAAGTATAGATTCAGG GAAGCAATTCCACCAAAACCATGGGAGGGAGTTTGGAAGGCCAACACCAAATACGAATGTTTGCAATACAATCATTTTCCACGGTTAGAAAGCGACCCCATTGATG GTACAGAAGATTGTCTCTACGTCAACATATACACCCCTAACATTCACGCTAAACTGGATGTTATTGTTTACATACATGGTGGCGCCTTCATGTTTGGTTCCGGTGCTAAATACCAACCTCATATACTCTTAGATAGGAACGTGGTGTACGTAACCTTAAACTATAGATTGGGGCCATTAG gGTTTTTGAGTACTGAAGACGACGTCTCCCCTGGTAACAATGGCCTCAAAGACCAAATACTTGCACTCAAATGGATAAAAGAGAATATACAGTTCTTTGGGGGTAATCCAAACTCTATCACCATCTCCGGTATGTCAGCTGGGGGTGCCAGTGTACATTTTCACATGTTGTCCCTTAAATCCAGAG GTCTTTTTAAGGCTGGAATATCGATGAGTGGTTGTATGTTGAATCCGTGGGTCTTAATGGAAAATCCTCTTGAGAGGGCGATGGAGTTGGGTACGTTGGTAGGGTGTGATGCTAAGAGCACTCAGTCTTTGGTTGAATGTTTGAGAAAAAGGCCAGCCAAACAGATTGTTGGTGCTGTGGGGAAGTTTCAG CCTTGGAAATACAATCCATTCTCTCCATTTGGAGCTGTTGTAGACGAATGGTCCGCAGATCCAGTATTGCCAAAGCATCCCCTACAGATTCTTATGGAGGGGGATGGGTCAGACACTCCATGGATGATATCTCATACTTCCAGTGAAGGCCTTTATCCAGGAGCAG atttttaccctCAGGAAAATCTTAAGTACATAGACGAGCACTGGGAAGATGTCTTACCCCATATACTGCACTTCAACTTCACAGTCgataaatcgaataaaaaatatgtCAACGATCGAATAAGAGAAGAATACTTAGGATCACAGCCAATAACACAGAAGAACTTCAACAAACTCATCGAT GCACTTAGCGATCGACTATTCAAAGTTGATATCGACAAATGCACACGACTTCATGCAGCTGCCATGGACTCTCCAGTCTATCACTATCTCTTCGATTATAGAGGGAAACATAGCTGGACAGAAATGAGGAGTGGCACCCATGGCCATATCG GAGTTTCACATGCAGATGATACAGTATACGTACTGAAAACAGAGGTTGATACTCTGTCAACTGAAGAAGATCGGGCTATTTCGAAGTTTTTGGTCGACacatttatcagttttgctaaAAATGG ACAAACCACAGACGACGTAAAATGGCCAGAAGTATCCAAGAATAAAGATGATCCCATAAAATATATCAGGATTTCTTCTACTTTCTCTATAGAAGAAGTTGAAGAATTTGGGAATCGCAACTTCTGGGATTCTTTGCCTATCAATGAGAACGAGAGACTTTTAAGAGTTAGGGACGAACTCtag
- the LOC123675866 gene encoding venom carboxylesterase-6-like, protein MNGFYFGFIWLLLAFATCQSTPQVSTPLGRIEGKLDTTVNGKTFYSFEGVPYARPPLGKYRFKEAVPPKPWEGIWKANTKYECMQYNHFARLESDPIDGTEDCLYVNIYTPKIHAKLDVIVYIHGGAFMFGSGAIYQPHILLDKNVVYVTLNYRLGPLGFLSTEDDVSPGNNGLKDQILALKWVKENIQYFGGNPNSITITGTSAGGASVHFHTLTEESRGLFKAGISMSGCMLNPWVLMENPLERAMELGTLVGCEAESTQSLVDCLRKRPAKQIVGAVGEFQPWKYNPFSPFGVVVDEWSADPVLPKHPLQILEERDVSDTPWIISHTSGEGLYPGAEFYPEENLKYIDEHWEDILPHILHFNSTVEKSNQKYVNDRIREEYLGSQPITQKNFNKLIDILSDRLFNADIDKCTRLQAAAIESPVYHYLFDYRGKHSWTELGSGTTDNIGVSHADDTVYVLKTEVDTLSTEEDRAISKFMVDTFISFAKNGKPTDDVEWPEVSKNKVDPIKYIRISSSFSLEEVEEFGNRKFWDSLPFGENERLFKVKDEL, encoded by the exons cAACATGCCAATCAACTCCTCAGGTGTCTACACCATTAGGAAGAATAGAAGGAAAGCTAGATACTACAGTTAATGGTAAGACATTTTATAGCTTCGAAGGAGTTCCATATGCTCGACCTCCCCTGGGAAAGTATAGATTCAAG GAAGCAGTTCCTCCAAAACCATGGGAAGGAATATGGAAGGCCAATACCAAATACGAATGTATGCAATACAATCATTTTGCAAGACTAGAAAGCGATCCAATCGATG GCACAGAAGATTGTCTCTACGTTAATATTTACACCCCTAAGATTCACGCTAAACTGGATGTTATAGTTTATATCCATGGAGGAGCTTTCATGTTTGGTTCTGGCGCAATATATCAACCACATATACTCTTAGACAAGAATGTAGTATATGTAACCTTGAACTATAGGTTGGGACCATTAG gGTTTTTGAGTACTGAAGACGACGTCTCCCCTGGTAATAATGGCCTCAAAGATCAAATACTTGCACTCAAATGGGTAAAAGAAAATATACAGTACTTTGGGGGTAACCCAAACTCTATCACTATTACCGGTACATCAGCTGGAGGAGCCAGTGTACATTTCCACACGTTAACTGAGGAGTCTAGAG GTCTGTTTAAGGCTGGAATATCCATGAGCGGTTGTATGTTGAATCCATGGGTGTTGATGGAGAATCCTCTTGAGAGGGCGATGGAGTTAGGTACCTTGGTAGGCTGTGAGGCAGAGAGCACTCAGTCTTTGGTAGATTGTTTGAGGAAGAGGCCAGCGAAGCAGATTGTGGGTGCTGTGGGAGAGTTTCAG CCTTGGAAATACAATCCATTCTCTCCATTTGGAGTTGTTGTAGACGAATGGTCCGCAGATCCAGTACTGCCAAAGCATCCCTTACAGATTCTTGAAGAGAGGGATGTATCAGATACTCCATGGATAATATCTCATACTTCCGGTGAAGGACTTTATCCAGGAGcag AATTTTACCCAGAAGAGAATCTCAAGTATATAGACGAACATTGGGAAGATATCTTACCCCATATACTGCACTTCAACTCCACAGTCGAAAAATCTAACCAAAAATATGTGAACGACCGAATAAGGGAAGAATACTTGGGATCAcaaccaataacacaaaaaaatttcaacaaacttaTCGAT ATACTCAGTGATAGACTGTTCAATGCTGACATTGACAAATGTACAAGACTTCAGGCAGCAGCTATCGAGTCTCCAGTCTACCACTATCTCTTCGATTATAGAGGGAAACATAGCTGGACAGAATTGGGCAGTGGAACCACGGATAACATTG GCGTTTCACATGCAGATGATACGGTTTACGTATTAAAGACAGAGGTTGATACTCTGTCAACTGAAGAAGATCGGGCCATTTCAAAGTTTATGGTCGACACatttatcagttttgccaaAAATGG AAAACCCACAGACGACGTAGAGTGGCCAGAAGTATCCAAGAACAAAGTTGACCCAATAAAATATATCAGGATTTCCTCTTCATTCTCTCTAGAAGAAGTGGAAGAATTTGGGAATCGCAAGTTTTGGGATTCTCTACCTTTCGGGGAAAACGAGAGGCTTTTCAAAGTCAAAGACGAACTttag